The genome window ACTTACAGATTCTACTTACTTTGCAAGACAAAAGGGATCAAATCAAACATCAGGCTGCCTTCTAAGCTAAAACTACCGGTCATACGACGGAATTTGGGAGAGCAAAACTACATGTGCGCTGCTGGCTCCCATTCCCAACTGCCATTCAACTTCTCAACGGGCCTACGAACTCCCGTACCACTCTTCTCATTTCTCCCCATCCTCCACCTTGATGGTCATCCACTCATATCAACAGCCCCCTCCTGTTTTTTTCTGATATTTTGTACATATCTGTTTCTTGAATACTATTTCACGACCAAAATTCTTTAAGGAAAGTTCATGCCTCCTTCGCAGGGGGGGAGGGACAAATAAAAACAGACAAAAGAAGTTTGTTTTTGCTGAGAAATGGAAGGTTCAGAGAATTCCAAGATAGAGAATAGACAGAAAGTGAAGACAGGTGATGGCTCAGAACAAGTAGAGGTGCAAGAGGTTGATTTTGGCGAAGTAATCGAGCTCCCTCCACAGCCAGCAGCCATGCATAACGAGCCAGTAATTGTAGCTGAAGAAAAGAACACTATGGAGCAATCGGGATCTTCTGAGGTAACTGTAGAGGAGAAAGGAGAGGAAAACCTGAGCGTTATCTCTGAACCAGAGGCTACTGCGAGAGAGTTGGCGTTTTCCGAATATGGGCAGAAACAGGATGGGGTTTCTGCCGTTGCATCTGAAGCAGAAACGAAGACGCAGGAGGAGGCTCCATTTCCAATTTCAAGTACTAGTGTTGCGGAATCATCAGGTGTTCGAGATTCAGTTAGCGAAGAAAATGTTGTTGAATTATCAGAACCAGTAGCTGTTGTTCCTGGTGATGCTACTAATGGTGGTGGGGGTCGTGACTCATCAGAAAATCCCAGCAGCGCTGACAGAGAGGTGCTCAATTCAGTTGGCCTCTTCTTAACATATTCTTTTTCCGTTTTGCTGATTGTCTATATAATGACCATCTTCGGATTATGGGTAACTAGGGATccagaattttcctttttcaataaTATTGTTGTTTAATCTGCTGACTACTTTTTATGTGTTGAAACATTTGAACAGCCAGCTGCTGTTTTGACTCCTCGCACGCGGACTTTTTGGACGAGCTGCTGTGGTTTATTTGATGCTCTGCGGGGCTCAAATCAGTAATTTTAGGTGAATGACTTTTGGTACGAGAAGATTCTTCTTGATCAACTTTATGCACTCAACGGTTGAAACTTTTCCCAGAAATCAGTAACTCTTTCTGCCGGTTTTTACGAGCATCGTTTGGGCTTTTAGCCAGTTTAATATCTAGCATTTACTATATTCACCGTACAACAACTATAAGCTGTTTGGTGATCTGTTACATTCTCCTGATAAAATCCCTCAGTCTGTGTGGAGAAAAAATGATTGCTGAAAACTTGTTCATCTGTACAAAGACTAGAAACAGAGAACTGCAGGGAGTAACAAGGCAAGTAAAAGATGGTTGCGGATCTGTGATCAGGTTCAACATAGCTATGCATACACAATGCTGTATATACTACTCAAATCTCATTTCTTGGTGGTAGTGCCTGGAATACATTTCTTATAACTAAACTATGGCAACCAGAACGCAAAGGTGCACAGAGCAAGTTCAAATTTGTAAACCAGAGACGTTTGCTAGTCTAATATGCATGACATACGAGTTGTTCCAGTATGGTAATTTGATCAACCAATTGAAGGACCAAGCTATTAATATTTCACTACTGCATCTGATGTGCTTGATTGCTGCGCAGGAATCTGGAGGAGCATTGTTGGCTGGTTTGCTACTTTGATTTTGTGGAGTGCAGCGTGAGATCTCGTAGAATTTTTTTGACGTAGTAGAAGATAAGGTACATCCACTCAGGATATCATCAGCCATGGAGTTGTTTTCGTTCCTTAAATGATGAAGACTTTAAAAGCTTTTTGTAATTTCATTATCCTGCAACCGGAGCTTGAGTGTGCAGCCAAGAGTCCGTGCTAGAGTGAAGTTTTCTCTTGGTCTTGAGTGTTGCTCTGTAACCTGTACTGATTTATTGTAATTTTATATCTGAGAGCAAACTGTGAACATGAACTGGATATTATGGTATGATAAAAGTTGATTCTTTCTTCACTTGGATTATATACTATCTCTCCTTACCCCTGTACATCTGTTTGCTCCCCAAAAGAAAGATACAACTGGAAACCATATACAGTTTACcgtatcttctttttttttgtgcgGGGTATCTTAAGGATTTTTGAGTTCAGTAACTTTGGCTCCTACGAATTTGTAAGTGCAGCTCTACAAAGTCTCAGATTCTGAACTTGCTCTCATTCCCTGCTCTCCCTCGCCCTAATGACGAGTCAGACCTCGCACACAGCAGTAAAGCAACACTGCTATCACCAACCTAGAGTCTGAAAAAATGGACTAGGGGAAGGATCATAGTTCTAACACTACGTTGCGATGGACTAGGATGAGAACCAAGCAACCTATTTCAAAAGACACAAAAACCAACCACCAGTTTATTCACAATTCATTAAAGACAAATGGTTTCCCAAGTAGCAAACTCTCTGCAAGTATACAAGGAGGCGACTTACTTCCTTttggatgaaggtgcaagagaTCAAATTCCATCGCGCATAAGCTGAACATTATTGGCACAACTGCCAAACAGGCGGACAAGATGCCCAACCCAATTCGTAATATCCAAAACTAACAGCAAATTTGAGTAGGCAATTAGTGATTTCCAATATGAATAACACAATAAGGAACCTTCGGGCTTTCACAATTTCGATGGGCTTGGCAAATATAAGTTCAGTCACCCAGTACTGCAACAAATTGACTATCAATGATATCACAAGGAAAGAGTTTAAAGCAATTAATGCTTAAATTTATCAAGTTTAACGGGGTTGTCAAGGTGACATGATCTAATATTTTCCTCTCTATACTTAATTAAATTACCATACAATGACCGCATTTGCTGTCTTCTACCTAAATTGTCAATTTGAACCAATTGACGGCACTCAGCTTCACCCAAGAGAGAAAGTCGACTGTGTAGCAACACTTAACCAAGAGGGCTCCAATCATGAAAAAGACCACACAACCAACATATCCGTTGGTAGCAGAAAATGCCTGGGGGTATGCTTATGGCACTCAACAAAATACAGGGCCACAGGTATTCATCAAAGCCTGgagaggagaaaaagaaaagccatCTCATGCACGGctcatttccttcatttctttgtgGTTAAGTAGAGGTCATGAACAGAGCGTCCACAACCTAATTTTAGGGAGCACTACTCCAAAAATATTACCACCTATGGTATCCACAAATACAATGTCACCTAACACAGCGTCCTGTTTCTTTCTCATGCAGACATGTAAAGCAGAAAGCAATGTAGTCAAGCACTCTAAGGCAACCAAAATTATAATGATGTGGGGATCTAAGAAGCAGCCATTCACATACCATCATCACAAAAGACGTATACTGTGAACACACAGACAAGACAATAAATCATAGAACTATATATGCAGTAAAAATATAATCAGCATCAAACCTTACCAAAATGGGGCAAAAAAAAGTGGTtattgcaaagcatccaacaaACTGTCGTTACCCAGGCAAAACATATCCCTTTAACACTGATTAACAACAATACTACTACATCTATAAGAAATTATCCACTAAAGCTAGAAagcttaataataataaagcctGACACAACCATCAAAACCATCAAAATTGAGCCATTTCCTTACTCAAGGTCAGCAACAAAAACCCTAACCTGCAAGCTTCTCTTCCATCTTCAAACTACGGAAATTCACCTTTTCTTGTAATGAAGATAACACAGCACCCCTGTCAGAGCCACAGCACTGACAGCAGAAACAGCCACCACAGGCCACTCCCCCTCAAGTCGAGCAGCGCAATTCTTCTCTCGGCCCTCAACCACACTGCCCACATCCTCCTCCACCACAGCCACCTTCCCATTCTCCAGACCATCAACCTCCCTCTGTTTCACTTCCAACCCGTTAATCACCCTCTCTTTCTCCTCCAACTTCCCTTCCAATTCCCTTACCTTTCGCAATAACTCCTCTCTCTCACTCGCAGCCAATTTCAACTCCTCAATCCCACCCTCCAAAACCTTAATCTCCTTCTCCTTTTCTCCAACTTTGGCCTTCAAGTCCTCCACTTTACCAATCAACAAATCCCTCTCACTGATAACAGCATCCAGCTTAATTGACTTCTCCGTCGCCCCATTCTCCAAACTCTCCACCTTCGTTTTCCACTTAGAAACATCACTGTTAGCCTCGTCCAAATCACTCATAGCAGAAATCAGATCATGCTGCAGTCGTGATACTTCGCCCTCAAGCTCACCAGCCCTAGCAGCTACAGATTGCAAAGCCTTGCTCTCCGAGCCCAATTTCTCGACCTGGCCCTTCAGTTCCTCATTCTCAGAGCTCAAATGCTTCATTGAttccttcattttctcaatCCTATCATTAACAGTCTTATTCTCATAAACCACCTGCTGCTTTTCTTTCTCCAACGCCTCAATCATCTCTGAAAGTTCAGCAACTTTCGATTCGTAACTGGAGATTTCCTCTCCAGCAATATCCACCGTTTGAGCATCCACAAATTCGCCGTTCACCGTATTCGAATCATCAGCCATCTTTTATCCTACCAGAAATTAAACAAGGAAAAATCATCCAATCAATtgttcatatatatattttttttaaaaaaaataaactataGCCCCCGTGATTCCACTTTTTCCTAGGctaacaaaaaaattaattaacaaataaaaacgaagaagaaaatgagttatgtaaaaaattaagtaaaaacaaGTTTGATTATTTATGAAGGCGCAAAAAATTCTCGAAAACAAAAGTAAAGCGCGTTGATCCAAATATAAATTTGTCTGCGGTCAAAGATTAAGacaaaaaatacccaaaaaaaagtaaatatcCTGGAATTCaaaagtattaccaaaaatccCAATATCTACACCAAATATTacgaaaaacaaaattaaaaccaaaaaaaaaaattgcattaaTGTCTGCACTGTATATACagaaaatattcaaaacaaaatcattaaaggaaaaaaaagataaaaaaacatAAATAGAATTCGAGAAATTTGTTAGAGAGCTCACCTGGAGTGTGTGTATTGTGCGTGTGATTTGTCTGCAATTGAAAGtcttaataatttaaaaatataaaaaggataAATGTTGGAgtaattagggtttcttgggaggaaagagagaaagagaaaggtaAGAGTCCTGAGATTTATTATGTCGTCCAAtctgcaataaaaaaaaaaaagaaatgaaaattccaATAAGGATATGGGCCAAAAAAAaggataattaaaaaaaaaagtagcaataatgattaaaagaaaataaaaggggCTTTTTCGGGTGCTTGGGTGTTTGAGTGGTGGTGGCAGTCGTAATGATCATCAATTGTTGATGGCAGAAATGAACGGTTTAAAGTTGGTTTGAGATTCGCTGATGGCATGATCATTCATCCTCATCATCCACGTGATTAAAGTTGTGGGACCCGGAGTCCGAATCCCGATTGTGGAGGGACTGTTCAACCCGTCACGCCGAATGGTGATCCGGCAAAAGGCGGTTCATCATTGGATGGTCAGGGACTGGGTTGAGAATTGGGCTTTTAGTGAGGGAGGGAACCCAAGTTTGGGCCCTTTAAAATCCAAGTAAAATGGATGTATTGCTTCTTACTAGCAGTATAAAGTTTCTCcaattctctttgtttttttttttttgcactttttaattttttaaaaatattctgAAATTTGCTGGTTTATTAATCTAATTTATTAAATCCTTCCAGCTAAATTTCTATGTGAGTAATTATTTcaggaattttttttaaatatcttATTTGTTtcgttataaaaaaaatttggatttcccATCTCATCAAGTTATATTTGCTTTGTTAAAGCTAAGGAAGGAAATAATTGGGTTTTGTTTGGATCGAGGCTTATTTACAAAATATTATTTACTTgtatcataaatacatttttcaatcaaatttttttttatctcttcaATTAGTTTTTGATTTTACATACATAACGTCATAAAAAGTATtaaagtaattatttcaaataatctcctatctcAAACAAGATGTTTTATTTAGCAGACGATCTTCCATCTTTATTGGCCAAATATCCTATTGCCCAATTGGGTAAATTTTGAGCAGCAAAAGTGTCAGCATGCACTTTGAAGAAAGCACGTTTGAAATAATTCTTGTATACACTGACACGCGATATATACACTCTGTCACTATGTATGATAACTAATCCTAgtatgaatttgaaatttaaaatctaaattttgTATCCAATGATGATATCAAAATACTCTACTTATTATGACATTCATTTTCACGGTAAAAATCCTCAAAATAGACATTTCAACAATGATTTCAAAGCCCAACTCAACTCCAATCTTagattgtgtttggattgcattttttatcatatttcatggaaaaattactgtaacgatttgatatatgtgagggaaaaaaatgataggaaaatgtgatcacggaaaacgacaatattttccgacgaaaaCATGCTATACAATGAAATGGATATGGATGAATTTagtgagggaaaaaaaaaaaaatgcctcaCAATACCATATCCTGGCGGACCTAGCCAGAAGCCGGTATGGCCAGTACAGCCACATGCTGCTTTCCCTCCGTACAGTTGGTACCACGACGACAATTAAAGATTTTCTGTCCCTTTTTTGTTAGCTTTCTGAAATCAATTACTACATCACCAGAGGAATTCATCACTCCCAACAAGTCATCACCATCATTTTGCAACAATTTAAACATGGCTTCCTTCCCCCAACACATTTTCTCTGCCCCAAATTTGGTCATCAGCACATTTCTTTCTCATCATTTATCATCAACTCAACTCAACTCTTAGATTTGAAAGGATTTCCATTTCCACGCTACTATCTTTTGAGATTTGCTTATtggcccccccccccccccccctttatCATGACAGCTACAAAATTGCATGCCATACATACACTACAGTAGTAATTGTGTATTTCATTGGCAAATCCTTGTTCACAATCATCATCTAATTGATGAAAACTGGTTGGGACAGCATCTATGCCAAGTGCGCTTAAATGGTTGGTTCAAATCTTGAAGCATTTAAAACTGTTAATCCTCAATTAATTAATGTATGCTAACAAATAATTAACTCCACCCCAAAAATTGGCGGTATAAACATCTTCCGCAAAGGGGAAACATGATTTTTTGCTAATCTCATTCACGTAATGCCAAATTAATCCTTCGAGTTAACTGTTATGattaagcatgaaatcaggAGCTGAGGTTCGAGCAcgtacaatatatatatatatttcttcaaGAATGTACGTACCAAGACTAAATTCCTACAACATCAAAGAcattcaaagctggaaaatacCAAATCTATTAGTACTTGTACTCTATCATcatgaaaactaaatttgattTCCCCTCTATTCCTCTACAAGGAATTAAGCTATCCAAGGTTGAAGGCTTCATGaaatcaaagaaagaaagaaagaacaaaaaaaaaaaaaaaaaagaagatagagAGCCCTTAGTTTTAATCCCCCACCCTAACCCCCAGCATAAAATAAAGGGCATTAAagcataaagaaaaagaaaagaattttcgtAACAATTTTCTCACCACCAGCCATCACAACTAAAGGCAATGTAAAATCACATTAATCATAAAATCAGCCtccaaattttctcttttccttgtCAGAACTTTCAACAAAGCTTGCAAGAAACTTCAAGGCTTTGACTTGATACTGCAGCTCCATTATATAACCCGCAGTTTCCTCAAACAGCTTGTCAACCCCT of Coffea arabica cultivar ET-39 chromosome 5c, Coffea Arabica ET-39 HiFi, whole genome shotgun sequence contains these proteins:
- the LOC113689834 gene encoding uncharacterized protein; the protein is MEGSENSKIENRQKVKTGDGSEQVEVQEVDFGEVIELPPQPAAMHNEPVIVAEEKNTMEQSGSSEVTVEEKGEENLSVISEPEATARELAFSEYGQKQDGVSAVASEAETKTQEEAPFPISSTSVAESSGVRDSVSEENVVELSEPVAVVPGDATNGGGGRDSSENPSSADREPAAVLTPRTRTFWTSCCGLFDALRGSNQ
- the LOC113689833 gene encoding peroxisomal and mitochondrial division factor 2-like codes for the protein MADDSNTVNGEFVDAQTVDIAGEEISSYESKVAELSEMIEALEKEKQQVVYENKTVNDRIEKMKESMKHLSSENEELKGQVEKLGSESKALQSVAARAGELEGEVSRLQHDLISAMSDLDEANSDVSKWKTKVESLENGATEKSIKLDAVISERDLLIGKVEDLKAKVGEKEKEIKVLEGGIEELKLAASEREELLRKVRELEGKLEEKERVINGLEVKQREVDGLENGKVAVVEEDVGSVVEGREKNCAARLEGEWPVVAVSAVSAVALTGVLCYLHYKKR